The Haloplanus natans DSM 17983 DNA segment GTGTCGGCGTCGACGACGCGACGGGCCGGTTCGCTCACTTCGTCTTCGACGGCGCCCGGATCGAACTCGTCGAGTACGACCCCGACGGACCGGATGCGACCGGCACGGCCGTAAACCAGCCCGGCGCGAAACATCTGGGCCTCGCCGTCGACGACCTGGACGCGTTCTACGCCGACCTCGATCCGAGCGTCGAGACGGTGAGCGAGCCCCGGACGACCGAGAGTGGCACGCGAATCCTGTTCGTCCGCGATCCGGAGGGG contains these protein-coding regions:
- a CDS encoding VOC family protein; translation: MTSPAPHHFGVTVADLDRAVEFYRETFDLGPAERFSVSGEAFADGVGVDDATGRFAHFVFDGARIELVEYDPDGPDATGTAVNQPGAKHLGLAVDDLDAFYADLDPSVETVSEPRTTESGTRILFVRDPEGNLVEVLETG